Proteins from one Impatiens glandulifera chromosome 2, dImpGla2.1, whole genome shotgun sequence genomic window:
- the LOC124925835 gene encoding (S)-coclaurine N-methyltransferase-like: protein MNSLVQLPYDATVKMMLASLERNLLPDAVIRRLTRLLLAGRLRTGYRPSSELQLSDLIQFLHSLKEMPIAVKTDAAKSQHYELPTSFFKLVLGNNLKYSSCYFSDASSTLDDAEKAMLELYCDRAQLKDGQTVLDVGCGWGSLSLYIAKKYSNCKVTGICNSTTQKAYIDEQSGNLKLQNLEIIVADISTFEMEATYDRILSIEMFEHMKNYGDLLKKISKWMKEDSLLFVHYFCHKVFAYHFEDVNDDDWITRYFFTGGTMPSANLLLYFQDDVTVVNHWLVNGKHYARTSEEWLKRMDRNQAKIKPIMESTYGKDSAVKWTVYWRTFFIAVAELFGYNNGEEWMVAHFLFKKK from the exons ATGAATTCTCTGGTGCAGCTACCATACGATGCTACGGTAAAGATGATGTTAGCTTCATTGGAGCGCAATCTGCTACCGGATGCTGTTATCAGAAGACTTACTCGTTTGCTATTGGCCGGTCGTCTCCGTACCGGTTACCGTCCTTCATCTGAGCTTCAACTTTCCGATCTCATCCAATTCCTTCACT CTTTAAAGGAAATGCCGATAGCTGTCAAGACTGATGCGGCAAAATCTCAGCATTATGAACTTCCTACTTCATTTTTCAAGCTTGTTCTTGGAAATAATCTCAAATACAG TAGCTGCTACTTTTCTGATGCATCCAGCACTTTAGATGATGCTGAAAAGGCTATGTTGGAGTTATATTGTGATAGAGCACAACTAAAAGATGGACAGACTGTTCTTGATGTTGGATGTGGATGGGGATCTCTCTCCCTATATATTGCAAAAAAGTACAGTAATTGCAAGGTTACTGGAATTTGCAACTCAACAACACAAAAGGCATATATTGACGAGCAATCTGG AAACCTCAAGTTGCAGAATTTGGAGATCATAGTTGCAGATATAAGCACATTTGAAATGGAAGCAACATATGACCGAATTTTATCCATAGAAATGTttgag CATATGAAGAACTATGGAGATCTTCTTAAGAAGATATCTAAGTGGATGAAAGAAGATAGTCTTCTCTTTGTGCATTATTTCTGCCATAAGGTGTTTGCTTATCATTTTGAG GATGTTAATGATGATGACTGGATAACTAGATACTTCTTTACTGGAGGTACAATGCCTTCAGCaaatcttcttctttatttcCAG GATGATGTTACTGTGGTCAATCACTGGCTTGTGAATGGGAAACATTATGCAAGAACAAG TGAAGAGTGGCTTAAAAGAATGGATAGAAACCAGGCTAAAATAAAACCAATAATGGAATCAACTTATGGTAAGGATTCTGCTGTCAAGTGGACAGTTTATTGGCGAACATTCTTCATCGCGGTTGCTGAACTATTCGGGTACAACAATGGTGAAGAATGGATGGTCGCACATTTCCTATTTAAGAAGAAATGA
- the LOC124926565 gene encoding uncharacterized protein LOC124926565 has product MENVRDLEFANGKDGDGNNVLHQAVKYKQIEIINYILVQNMVDINATNAMGLTPLDILLKQSYHMNVKDLDIKETLKHAGAMKAKEILFDMATNDAYASEFHDTSSSKFNRVSNSESAKNNYNNIFGSKDWLPRRRDSLMVVASLIATMAFTAGLNPPGGVWQENTIKLNDIPHRAGEAIIAYNYSDSYKFYLRSNTIAYVASLSIILLLISGLPFRRRRYMWTLQVVMWVTITAMAFTYAYALVALTPKKDRRSLKRTLVAAVLVWCIVMALVFIGNALRLFMKWLTKGKKGMDCWKGRRNQNDMPQI; this is encoded by the exons ATGGAAAATGTTAGGGATTTGGAGTTTGCTAATGGGAAGGATGGTGATGGGAACAATGTATTGCATCAAGCTGTCAAGTATAAACAAATCGAg ataattaattatatactagTTCAAAATATGGTAGATATAAATGCTACAAATGCAATGGGGCTTACTCCATTAGACATTCTATTAAAACAAAGTTACCACATGAATGTCAAAGATTTAGACATAAAAGAGACCTTAAAGCATGCCGGAGCAATGAAAGCCAAAGAAATCCTCTTCGATATGGCTACAAACGATGCATACGCCTCAGAATTTCACGACACATCCTCTTCAAAATTCAATCGTGTTTCAAACTCAGAATCGGCCAAGAACAACTACAATAACATATTCGGAAGCAAAGATTGGCTTCCAAGAAGACGCGACTCCTTAATGGTAGTCGCGTCTCTCATAGCCACGATGGCATTCACCGCAGGGTTAAACCCTCCGGGAGGTGTATGGCAAGAAAATACTATAAAGTTGAACGATATTCCGCATCGTGCAGGAGAGGCCATCATTGCTTACAACTATTCAGACTCGTATAAGTTCTATTTGAGGTCTAACACTATTGCATATGTTGCGTCACTTAGTATAATCCTACTTCTCATAAGTGGATTGCCTTTTAGGCGTAGGAGGTACATGTGGACCTTACAAGTCGTGATGTGGGTCACGATAACTGCAATGGCATTCACTTATGCGTATGCTTTAGTCGCTTTGACTCCAAAGAAGGATAGGAGGTCGCTAAAACGAACTTTGGTGGCGGCGGTTCTTGTTTGGTGCATAGTGATGGCACTCGTTTTCATTGGGAATGCTTTAAGATTGTTTATGAAATGGCTCACAAAGGGAAAAAAAGGCATGGATTGttggaaaggaagaagaaaccAAAATGATATGCctcaaatttaa